Proteins encoded together in one Telopea speciosissima isolate NSW1024214 ecotype Mountain lineage chromosome 6, Tspe_v1, whole genome shotgun sequence window:
- the LOC122665264 gene encoding probable F-box protein At3g61730 — translation MGKRIRRGSSICSCSSPRSSSINPNSIFSWYEEDIWTEIAKFLDGISLVMLGATNRWFHHIAMQECVWKFACLRDLRVPQPEHVDFKWNKLYTSAFDGSHSYSFHQQDKHIDWMRIGAFSFVSTVALLTEKLSSPVAIPQGGGTEQMARETGSCVLSNIKAGIWIADLQLVRCPACNLITCEGTMQTLDARHIELFLNEEYKKGSWQYEEIGCHEINKHTDGAMAGIFDMRHLKDSSTSGVLDLKSWVGKPNDWQPRARVTSHAVAVNTNLQQNEGIHVKYQAMRAGAGGEIVSIRISQQLI, via the exons GTATGAGGAGGACATATGGACGGAGATCGCGAAATTCTTGGACGGAATATCTCTGGTGATGCTTGGAGCAACGAATCGTTGGTTCCATCACATCGCCATGCAAGAATGCGTATGGAAGTTTGCATGTTTGCGAGATCTTCGAGTCCCGCAACCCGAACACGTGGATTTCAAGTGGAACAAACTTTACACCTCAGCTTTTG ATGGGAGTCACTCTTACTCATTTCATCAACAAGACAAACACATAG ATTGGATGAGAATCGGCGCGTTTTCCTTTGTGTCAACGGTTGCCCTGCTGACGGAGAAGCTGTCCTCTCCTGTGGCAATCCCACAAGGAGGAGGCACAGAGCAAATGGCGCGGGAAACTGGTTCTTGTGTCTTGAGCAACATTAAAGCGGGAATTTGGATAGCCG ATCTACAGCTCGTAAGATGCCCTGCCTGCAACCTCATCACATGCGAAG GAACGATGCAGACGTTAGATGCAAGGCACATAGAGCTTTTCCTAAACGAGGAGTACAAGAAAGGGAGCTGGCAGTATGAAGAAATTGGATGCCACGAAATAAACAAGCACACAGACGGAGCCATGGCAGGCATTTTTGACATGAGGCACCTAAAGGATTCTTCTACCTCTG GGGTTTTGGATCTCAAATCATGGGTAGGGAAGCCCAACGATTGGCAACCCAGGGCCCGAGTTACTTCACATGCAGTAGCTGTGAACACCAACTTGCAACAGAATGAAG GAATTCATGTAAAATACCAAGCAATGAGGGCAGGAGCTGGAGGTGAAATTGTTTCAATACGAATCTCTCAGCAACTTATCTGA